The Hordeum vulgare subsp. vulgare unplaced genomic scaffold, MorexV3_pseudomolecules_assembly, whole genome shotgun sequence genome window below encodes:
- the LOC123422795 gene encoding ATP synthase subunit beta, chloroplastic, translating to MRTNPTTSRPGVSTSEEKSTGRIDQIIGPVLDVTFPPGKLPYIYNALVVQSRDTADKQINVTCEVQQLLGNNRVRAVAMSATDGLMRGMEVIDTGAPLSVPVGGATLGRIFNVLGEPVDNLGPVDSSATFPIHRSAPAFIELDTKLSIFETGIKVVDLLAPYRRGGKIGLFGGAGVGKTVLIMELINNIAKAHGGVSVFGGVGERTREGNDLYMEMKESGVINEKNIEESKVALVYGQMNEPPGARMRVGLTALTMAEYFRDVNKQDVLLFIDNIFRFVQAGSEVSALLGRMPSAVGYQPTLSTEMGSLQERIASTKKGSITSIQAVYVPADDLTDPAPATTFAHLDATTVLSRGLASKGIYPAVDPLDSTSTMLQPRIVGNEHYETAQRVKETLQRYKELQDIIAILGLDELSEEDRLTVARARKIERFLSQPFFVAEVFTGSPGKYVALAETIRGFQLILSGELDGLPEQAFYLVGNIDEASTKAITLEEENKSQK from the coding sequence ATGAGAACCAATCCTACTACTTCTCGTCCCGGGGTTTCCACAAGTGAAGAAAAAAGTACAGGtcgtatcgatcaaattattggaCCCGTGCTGGATGTCACTTTTCCCCCGGGCAAGTTACCTTATATTTATAACGCTTTAGTAGTCCAGAGTAGAGACACTGCCGATAAGCAAATTAATGTGACTTGTGAGGTACAACAATTATTAGGAAATAATCGAGTTAGAGCTGTAGCTATGAGTGCTACGGACGGGTTGATGAGAGGAATGGAAGTGATTGACACGGGAGCTCCTCTCAGTGTTCCGGTCGGTGGAGCTACTCTCGGACGAATTTTCAACGTTCTTGGGGAGCCTGTTGACAATTTGGGTCCTGTAGATAGTAGTGCAACGTTCCCTATTCATAGATCTGCGCCTGCCTTTATCGAGTTAGATACGAAATTATCCATCTTTGAAACAGGTATTAAGGTCGTCGATCTTTTAGCTCCTTATCGACGTGGAGGAAAAATAGGACTATTTGGGGGGGCTGGAGTAGGTAAAACAGTACTGATCATGGAATTAATCAATAACATTGCTAAAGCTCATGGGGGCGTATCCGTATTCGGTGGAGTAGGGGAACGGACTCGTGAAGGAAATGATCTTTATATGGAAATGAAGGAATCCGGAGTAATTAATGAAAAAAATATTGAAGAATCAAAGGTAGCTCTAGTCTATGGCCAAATGAATGAACCACCGGGAGCTCGTATGAGAGTTGGTTTAACTGCCCTAACTATGGCAGAATATTTCCGAGATGTTAATAAGCAAGACGTGCTTTTATTTATCGATAATATCTTTCGTTTTGTTCAAGCAGGATCAGAGGTATCCGCTTTATTAGGGAGAATGCCCTCCGCAGTGGGTTATCAACCTACTCTTAGTACAGAAATGGGTTCTTTGCAAGAAAGAATTGCTTCTACTAAAAAGGGATCTATAACTTCGATTCAAGCAGTTTATGTACCTGCGGACGATTTGACCGACCCTGcccctgccacaacatttgcacaTTTGGATGCTACTACCGTACTTTCCAGAGGATTAGCTTCCAAGGGTATTTATCCAGCAGTAGATCCTTTAGATTCAACATCAACTATGTTACAGCCTCGGATCGTTGGCAACGAACATTATGAAACTGCGCAAAGAGTTAAGGAAACTTTACAACGTTACAAAGAACTTCAGGACATTATCGCAATTCTTGGCTTGGATGAATTATCGGAAGAGGATCGTTTAACTGTAGCAAGAGCAAGAAAAATTGAGCGTTTCTTATCACAACCGTTCTTTGTGGCAGAAGTTTTTACTGGTTCTCCAGGAAAGTATGTTGCTCTTGCGGAAACTATTAGGGGATTTCAACTAATCCTTTCCGGAGAATTAGACGGCCTACCTGAACAGGCTTTTTATTTGGTGGGTAACATCGATGAAGCTAGCACGAAAGCTATAACcttagaagaggagaacaaatcgcAGAAATGA